The following proteins come from a genomic window of Corallococcus sp. NCRR:
- the xseA gene encoding exodeoxyribonuclease VII large subunit — protein MKKRKGMEPPPADEPGQGDLFGTSLLPPLRPAPAKTASTGKPPPAPPAAPVAEIAAPPPAAVTPPPRPERTVLSVGELTRQIKQTVESRFPRVMVRGEVSSFRGANARGHWYFTLKDSDASIDAKVWASMASRIRFALRDGMEVVAEGSVDLYEPQGRYSLIVSRLEPVGEGALALAFEQLKQRLAAEGLIGDRRVRPPRPVPFLPRRIGVVTSRTGAALQDFLRVLHSRNPRLGVLLADARVQGEGSAEDVARAIERLSRTDVDVIVVTRGGGSVEDLWTFNEERVARAIFASPVPVVSAIGHEIDFTISDFVADLRAPTPSAAAERLAPVLADLELTLATQSGRLRRAMERRVLELRERQGQLRARLPDPRREVNHQRLHLSEQVEAMMRVLRPRARQDRETLRALQERLQRARPQTRLSEQRAHLLKLAMRLSEAARAGVSRRRGALADARLGLERQSPTARVAAERAKVAQARSRLLELQRGMLASAQTHFGRLGGRLDALSPLKVMSRGYAVTFRQRDGVVVRSMADVVVGDVLGIKLAAHGAKTLGGCEEIEATVTSLKGPVDC, from the coding sequence ATGAAGAAGCGCAAGGGGATGGAGCCTCCCCCGGCCGACGAGCCGGGGCAGGGCGACCTGTTCGGCACGTCGCTGCTACCCCCCTTGCGTCCCGCGCCGGCGAAGACCGCCAGCACGGGCAAGCCGCCTCCGGCTCCCCCGGCCGCGCCGGTGGCGGAGATCGCCGCGCCGCCCCCGGCCGCCGTCACGCCGCCGCCGCGCCCGGAGCGCACGGTGCTGTCGGTGGGCGAGCTCACCCGGCAGATCAAGCAGACGGTGGAGTCGCGCTTCCCGCGCGTGATGGTGCGCGGCGAGGTGTCCAGCTTCCGCGGCGCCAACGCGCGCGGCCACTGGTACTTCACGCTCAAGGACTCGGACGCCTCCATCGACGCGAAGGTGTGGGCGTCCATGGCGTCGCGGATCCGCTTCGCGCTGCGCGACGGCATGGAGGTGGTGGCCGAGGGCAGCGTCGACCTGTACGAGCCGCAGGGCCGCTACAGCCTCATCGTGTCCCGGCTGGAGCCAGTGGGCGAGGGGGCGCTGGCGCTCGCGTTCGAGCAGCTCAAGCAGCGGCTGGCGGCGGAGGGGCTCATCGGCGACCGGCGCGTGCGGCCGCCCCGGCCCGTGCCGTTCCTGCCCCGGCGCATCGGCGTCGTGACCAGCCGCACCGGCGCGGCGCTCCAGGATTTCCTGCGCGTGTTGCACTCGCGCAACCCCCGGCTGGGCGTGCTGCTGGCGGACGCGCGCGTGCAGGGAGAGGGCTCCGCGGAGGACGTGGCGCGGGCCATCGAGCGGCTCTCGCGCACCGACGTGGACGTCATCGTCGTGACGCGCGGCGGAGGCTCCGTGGAGGACCTCTGGACGTTCAACGAGGAGCGGGTGGCGCGCGCCATCTTCGCCTCGCCGGTGCCGGTGGTGTCCGCCATCGGCCATGAAATCGACTTCACCATCTCCGACTTCGTCGCGGACCTGCGCGCGCCCACGCCCAGCGCGGCGGCGGAGCGGCTGGCGCCGGTGCTCGCGGACCTGGAGCTGACGCTGGCCACGCAGTCCGGCCGTCTGCGCCGGGCCATGGAGCGCCGGGTGCTGGAGCTGCGCGAGCGCCAGGGCCAGCTCCGCGCGCGGCTGCCGGACCCTCGCCGCGAGGTGAACCACCAGCGCCTGCATTTGTCCGAACAGGTGGAGGCGATGATGCGCGTGCTGCGCCCCCGCGCGCGTCAGGACCGGGAGACGCTGCGCGCCTTGCAGGAGCGGCTGCAGCGGGCGCGGCCCCAGACACGGCTGTCGGAGCAGCGGGCGCACCTGCTGAAGCTGGCCATGCGCCTGTCGGAGGCGGCGCGCGCGGGCGTGTCCCGGCGGCGGGGCGCGCTGGCGGACGCGCGGCTGGGGCTGGAGCGGCAATCCCCCACGGCGCGGGTGGCGGCCGAGCGGGCGAAGGTGGCCCAGGCCCGCTCGCGGCTCCTGGAGCTGCAGCGGGGCATGCTGGCGTCCGCGCAGACGCACTTCGGACGGTTGGGGGGCCGCCTGGACGCCTTGAGCCCCCTGAAGGTGATGTCCCGAGGCTACGCGGTGACGTTCCGCCAGCGGGACGGCGTCGTGGTGCGCTCCATGGCGGACGTGGTGGTGGGGGACGTGCTGGGCATCAAGCTGGCGGCCCACGGGGCGAAAACCCTGGGTGGGTGTGAAGAAATCGAAGCGACCGTTACCAGCCTGAAAGGCCCGGTGGACTGCTAG